ATAAATTTGATCCTAAAAAGCAACTCAGGGTACTTACGGCCCCTATGCTTTCTCAGACGCCAGCCATGCATCCTTATTTTATGTTGCATGCTTGGAAACTAGCGGGAGGCATAGATGCCAGCTTTCTCAACTTTGAGACCATGATGCATTATCCCGATGGCCAACTATTGATTTATCCTGAGGGGGTTCCTGGTATTGGCAAGGGCTTTAATCGTCGGTATAAATTGCAGCGTTTTTCTAGCTCCTTCATTCGGATGAGCTTAAAATATAAAACGGATATTGTTTGGTACTCCACCATCAATGCCGAGTATGTGGCCCCTTTGATGTACAGCCACAAAGGCGTGAATAAGGCCATCAATAAAATTGGGGTTCCTTTTCTTCCCTTGGGTCCTTTGACTCCGCTCTTACTCTTTCCTGCGGCTTTCTTTCTCTCTTTTCCCAGCAAAATGACCTTTGTTCGGGGCTCTCGGATTCGGCCCTATGAATGGACCGACAAGGCCTTTGAAGAATTGACCGAGGCCGAGATTGAAGACATCCGCCAAAAGGTACAGCAGCAATGCCAGAAAGAACTAGACCTAGCCAAGGCCGAACATGGCGGGCAGCCCTACCGTTTGGGCGAACTGCTCCGAGTCATCTTTAAAGGTTTTCCGCTCAATACTCCCTTGGGTTGGCCCATGCTATTTCATGAATTTGAGAAACAATGGCATCAGAAGGGCAAAAAAGGAGAAGAGGTAAAGGTATATAAAGGCTTTGGGGCCTCTATTTATTTGCTCTTCCGCAACCCTATTTGCTTCCTTTATTTTATTCCCTTTTTTGGTTGGCTGGCCCTAGTGGCTTATGGCCGTTGGCGCTGGGAAAACGGATTTAAGGAGAAGGAATAGGCTTAGCGCTGGCTGGCCTAGCGATGTGCAGCAGTGCGGCGCAGCCGCAGACCAAGGCGCTTTGCGCCGCAGGGCCGAGCGAATAGCGAGCTGCGAAACGTAGCGCCTGCCGAAGGCAGGAGGCCCCAAAAAACGCCTAAATCCTTTAGTTATTCTAAGATTTGATTATCTTGAGTCTGGCCCAATAGCGGCCATTTATTTTCATTACCTTATTAGAAAAAGGGCGAATGCAATTTCAATTGGATAAAGATCTCTGCTTTTTAGATTTAGAGACTACAGGCGGGGATATTATGAAGGACCGCATTGTGCAGATTGCACTAATTAAGTACCCCAAAGATGGCGGAGCGGCTATTGAGCGCTCTTATTTGGTGAATCCGGGGCAGCCGAGTTCGGCAGAGGCCTTGGCCATTCATGGCCTTGGTGAGCAGGAGCTCAAAGATGCGCCTCCCTTTAAGTTATTGGCCATTGAGCTGCTCGATTTTATTGGCGATTCCGATTTGGCGGGCTATAATTCTAACCGCTTTGATATTCCCGTTTTGATGGAAGAATTTTCGAGAGCGGGCTTTGAGTTTTCGATTGAGGGCCGTCGCTTGATTGATGCCATGCAAATTTTTTATAAAATGGAGCCTCGAACGCTTAAGGCAGCTTTGCG
This genomic interval from Saprospira grandis contains the following:
- a CDS encoding 3'-5' exonuclease; its protein translation is MQFQLDKDLCFLDLETTGGDIMKDRIVQIALIKYPKDGGAAIERSYLVNPGQPSSAEALAIHGLGEQELKDAPPFKLLAIELLDFIGDSDLAGYNSNRFDIPVLMEEFSRAGFEFSIEGRRLIDAMQIFYKMEPRTLKAALRFYCGQNLENAHDALADTRATAEVLKGQIERYAESNWQDPKTEKIYERPVKNDMQALHDFIQQANRKVDLGGRFVRNEEGIILFNFGNQKGQPAYKHPNTLRWIIDKEFPVQVKNIARAILGGKLK
- a CDS encoding glycerol acyltransferase; amino-acid sequence: MSDKKIKEKTLPKLKKRKACTPEQIAANRHIYDDHFRMGFVRQFNREIYSLMDQNYFRPEFIGFEELPERNRPEHPVIFASNHSGMAFPWDGMIFGSGLSKMHKFDPKKQLRVLTAPMLSQTPAMHPYFMLHAWKLAGGIDASFLNFETMMHYPDGQLLIYPEGVPGIGKGFNRRYKLQRFSSSFIRMSLKYKTDIVWYSTINAEYVAPLMYSHKGVNKAINKIGVPFLPLGPLTPLLLFPAAFFLSFPSKMTFVRGSRIRPYEWTDKAFEELTEAEIEDIRQKVQQQCQKELDLAKAEHGGQPYRLGELLRVIFKGFPLNTPLGWPMLFHEFEKQWHQKGKKGEEVKVYKGFGASIYLLFRNPICFLYFIPFFGWLALVAYGRWRWENGFKEKE